A DNA window from Arachis hypogaea cultivar Tifrunner chromosome 18, arahy.Tifrunner.gnm2.J5K5, whole genome shotgun sequence contains the following coding sequences:
- the LOC112769049 gene encoding protein CASPARIAN STRIP INTEGRITY FACTOR 1, translating to MGLMKKFSILFCLFLLISVSLFSTSFAGRRSEFMNKVAADVSAIQEGTSVNEEEEVSIIHERLLRANTRDYGRYDPSPTFSKPPFKLIPN from the exons ATGGGTCTCATGAAGAAGTTCAGCATCCTCTTCTGCCTCTTCCTTCTCATTTCTGTATCACTTTTTTCAACTTCTTTTGCAG GAAGAAGATCAGAGTTCATGAATAAAGTGGCTGCAGATGTTAGTGCAATTCAAGAG GGAACATCcgtgaatgaagaagaagaagtaagcATCATCCACGAGAGGCTTCTTAGGGCTAACACAAGAGATTATGGAAGATATGATCCCTCACCAACATTTTCTAAGCCCCCTTTTAAGCTCATacccaattaa